The following coding sequences lie in one Glycine max cultivar Williams 82 chromosome 19, Glycine_max_v4.0, whole genome shotgun sequence genomic window:
- the LOC102664444 gene encoding uncharacterized protein produces the protein METISKQFEELNVCGKVTLKINTKGAQKKPMTKHQRSTKCDPSYWEYVNALHSVQNSNSSVKSSASSSNQAIPRRTLPMLDQFHLYIHDSIENIVDVKADSDCGYCTIAALLGMSKDSWSLVRNHLLKELVKWSDEYINLFGGIDRFEELKRSLLVDR, from the coding sequence atggaaaccatatcCAAGCAATTTGAAGAGCTTAATGTTTGTGGCAAAGTTACTCTAAAGATCAACACCAAAGGTGCTCAGAAGAAACCGATGACCAAACATCAAAGATCAACAAAGtgtgatccgtcttactgggagtatgttaaTGCTTTACATTctgtgcaaaatagtaattcttcagTCAAAAGTAGTGCATCATCATCTAACCAAGCAATTCCAAGAAGGACTttgccgatgttggatcaatttcatctatACATTCACGATTCCATTGAAAATATTGTCGATGTCAAAGCTGACAGTGACTGTGGATATTGTACAATTGCTGCCTTATTAGGTATGAGTAAAGATTCATGGTCTTTGGTGCGCAaccatttgcttaaagaacttgtcAAATGGTCTGATGAGTATATCAACCTCTTTGGTGGCATAGatagatttgaggaattaaagagaTCCCTACTTGTTGATAGATAA
- the LOC100810021 gene encoding uncharacterized protein encodes MVADHLSWLKNEEVTKEEPELVYGKACHLSVELEHKAYWVLKLLNFDKATTRGKRKLQLLELEEMRMNAYESSKIYKQKIKTQAIFRKAEVKVIRVIRDRRSKTPWSCGIGGPYSNLPDKRWIVNGQRLKFYNGIQYQLTKPHIRLSENEQSGWENG; translated from the exons ATGGTGGCTGATCACCTCTCTtggttgaagaatgaagaagtgACCAAAGAAGAACCAGAG TTGGTCTATGGGAAAGCATGCCACCTATCGGTGGAGTtagagcacaaagcctattGGGTCCTTAAACTGCTTAACTTTGATAAAGCTACAACTAGAGGGAAGAGAAAGTTACAATTACTGGAGTTAGAAGAAATGAGGATGAACGCCTATGAATCATCCAAGATTTATAAGCAGAAGATAAAG ACTCAGGCTATTTTCAGGAAAGCTGAAGTCAAAGTGATCAGGGTCATTCGTGATCGAAGAAGTAAGACTCCATGGAGCTGTGGAATTGGTGGACCCTACAGCAATCTCCCGGATAAAAGATGGATCGTCAATGGACAACGCTTAAAATTTTACAATGGAATCCA GTACCAACTCACTAAGCCTCATATTAGGCTTAGTGAGAACGAGCAATCTGGATGGGAAAATGGATGA